From the genome of Pseudomonadota bacterium:
GCCGGCCAGCCCTGCGCCGATGATGGTGAAACGAGCCATGAAAGTCCTCCGGAAGATTTCTGTCGCGCGTGACCGAGCACGCTAGATGCGGGCCACCGCCTCGATGAAGCGCCACACATCGTGAAACGTGTTGTAGAGCGGCACGGGCGCGATGCGAAGGATGTCGGGACGACGGAAATCGCACACGATGCCGCAGTCATCGAAACGGGCAAGCAGCGCGCGTGGATCGATGTCGGCCCGCACCCGCAGCGAGAGCTGACAGCCGCGCCGCGCCGGATCGGTGGGCGTGATGATCTCGAACGGGCGGTTCGGCAGCGCCTGCAGCTGATCGTGAAGCGTCTGGGTGAGACGCAGCGACTTCTCTCGCAGCGCCTTCATACCCACTTCTCCGAAGATGTCGTGCGACACCCGGCACGCGGCCATGCTCAGCACGGGCGCGTTCGAGAGCTGCCAGCCCGCGGCGCCCGCCTGCGGAACGAAGGTCTCCGGCATGTCGAAGCGCGTCTCCGGATCGTTGCCCCACCAGCCCGCCATGCGCGGCCGCGCGCCGTGCGCGTGCCGGTCGTGCACGAAGCAGCCGCCCACGGCGCCAGGGCCGCTGTTGAGATACTTGTAGGTGCACCAGACCGCGAAATCGACACCCCAGTCGTGCAGCGCCATGGGCACGTTCCCGGCGGCATGGGCGAGATCGAAGCCCACGATGCAGCCCGCGGCGTGACCCGCGCGCGTGAGACGCGGGATATCGAGGTACTGCCCTGTCAAGTAGTTCACCCCCGCCAGGAGCACCAGCGCGATGCTCTCGCCCTCGCGCGCGAGCAGCGCCTCGACCTCGTCTTCATCGATGTGATCGCTGTCGCCGACCTGAATCAGATCTTCATGCGGATCGAAGCTGTGAAGCGCCAGGTGGCTCTTGACGGCGTAGAGGTCAGACGGAAAGATGGGACGATCGATGAGAATCTTTCGACGCGTCGGCGTGGGGTGATAGAACGAGGTCATCATCAGGTGCAGGTTCACCGTGAGCGAGTTCATGATGACCACCTCGCCCGGCTGCGCGCCCACCACCGCCGCCGCCGTGTCACGGAAGTTCTCGTGATACGAGTACCAGGGGGCCTCGGCGCGGAAGTGCCCATGCACGCCG
Proteins encoded in this window:
- the kynU gene encoding kynureninase is translated as MTESDLHLLEDQAIEADAEDALRRWRSMFYIPRNSSGDEVVYLCGNSLGLRPRGVKGALEQELRDWERLGVHGHFRAEAPWYSYHENFRDTAAAVVGAQPGEVVIMNSLTVNLHLMMTSFYHPTPTRRKILIDRPIFPSDLYAVKSHLALHSFDPHEDLIQVGDSDHIDEDEVEALLAREGESIALVLLAGVNYLTGQYLDIPRLTRAGHAAGCIVGFDLAHAAGNVPMALHDWGVDFAVWCTYKYLNSGPGAVGGCFVHDRHAHGARPRMAGWWGNDPETRFDMPETFVPQAGAAGWQLSNAPVLSMAACRVSHDIFGEVGMKALREKSLRLTQTLHDQLQALPNRPFEIITPTDPARRGCQLSLRVRADIDPRALLARFDDCGIVCDFRRPDILRIAPVPLYNTFHDVWRFIEAVARI